In Salmo salar chromosome ssa03, Ssal_v3.1, whole genome shotgun sequence, a single genomic region encodes these proteins:
- the LOC106601239 gene encoding aconitate hydratase, mitochondrial yields the protein MASYCMTVTRLRLVLGEGARRLHVSAAFNAKAKVAMSRFEPGTSISYEKLHENIDIVRKRLNRPLTLSEKIVYGHLDDPMGQDIARGRTYLRLRPDRVAMQDATAQMAMLQFISSGLPKVAVPSTIHCDHLIEAQIGGVEDLKRAKEVNQEVYNFLATAGAKYGVGFWKPGSGIIHQIILENYAYPGVLLIGTDSHTPNGGGLGSICIGVGGADAVDVMAGIPWELKCPNVIGVKLTGSLSGWTSPKDVILKVAGILTVKGGTGAIVEYHGPGVDSISCTGMATICNMGAEIGATTSVFPYNHRMKTYLNKTGRADIAALADKHKDDLVPDKGCKYDQVIEINLSELKPHINGPFTPDLAHPVSEIGAVAEKNGWPLEVKVGLIGSCTNSSYEDMGRAASLAKQALDKGLKCKAAFTVTPGSEQIRATIERDGFSKILRDVGGVVLANACGPCIGQWDRKDVKKGEKNTIVTSYNRNFTSRNDANPATHAFVTSPEIVTALAIAGTLKFDPETDYLTAANGEKFKLEPPNGDELPARDFDPGQDTYQHPPAESSSVMVDVSPTSTRLQLLEPFDKWNGKDLEDLQVLIKVKGKCTTDHISAAGPWLKFRGHLDNISNNMLIGAINIENDAVNKIKNRLTGEYGGVPDVARHYKANGLSWVVVGDDNYGEGSSREHAALEPRHLGGRVILVKSFARIHETNLKKQGMLPLTFADPTDYDKIRPDDKISITGLATFAPGKPLKGVVKHGDGSQDIITLNHTFNENQVEWFHAGSALNRMKELQ from the exons ATGGCGTCCTACTGTATGACTGTCACTCGGCTTCGG CTTGTCCTTGGAGAAGGGGCAAGGCGTCTCCATGTTTCAGCAGCCTTCAACGCCAAAGCCAAGGTGGCCATGAGCCGCTTTGAGCCTGGCACCAGCATCAGCTATGAGAAGCTGCATGAGAACATTGACATTGTGCGCAAGAG GCTCAATCGCCCCCTCACCTTGTCGGAGAAGATTGTGTATGGTCACCTGGATGACCCTATGGGGCAGGACATCGCCAGGGGCCGCACTTACTTGCGTCTGCGTCCGGACCGTGTGGCCATGCAAGACGCCACGGCCCAGATGGCCATGCTACAGTTCATCAGCAGCGGCCTGCCCAAGGTGGCCGTGCCCTCAACCATCCACTGTGACCACCTGATTGAGGCGCAGATCGGAGGGGTCGAGGATCTAAAGAGGGCCAAG GAAGTGAATCAGGAGGTTTACAACTTCCTGGCGACAGCTGGAGCCAAATATGGAGTTGGCTTCTGGAAACCAGGCTCTGGAATCATTCACCAG ATAATTCTAGAGAACTATGCCTACCCAGGAGTCCTGCTCATTGGCACAGACTCCCACACACCTAATGGGGGCGGCCTGGGCTCCATCTGCATCGGAGTGGGTGGCGCTGACGCTGTGGACGTCATGGCTGGTATTCCATGGGAGCTCAAGTGTCCCAAT GTGATTGGAGTGAAGCTGACTGGTAGTCTATCGGGCTGGACCTCTCCCAAGGATGTTATCCTGAAGGTGGCTGGGATCCTGACAGTGAAGGGGGGCACTGGAGCCATTGTGGAGTACCATGGCCCAGGCGTCGACTCCATTTCCTGCACCG GTATGGCAACTATCTGCAACATGGGAGCTGAAATTGGGGCCACCACCTCTGTTTTCCCCTACAACCACCGCATGAAGACTTACCTGAATAAGACTGGACGTGCAG ACATCGCTGCCCTGGCTGACAAGCATAAGGATGACTTGGTCCCTGACAAAGGCTGCAAGTACGACCAGGTCATTGAGATCAACTTGAGTGAG CTGAAGCCCCATATCAACGGGCCCTTCACTCCTGACCTGGCCCACCCAGTGTCTGAGATTGGTGCTGTGGCTGAAAAGAACGGCTGGCCCCTGGAGGTCAAAGTGG GTCTGATTGGCAGCTGCACCAACTCCAGCTATGAGGACATGGGCCGTGCTGCTTCCCTGGCCAAGCAGGCCCTAGACAAAGGCCTGAAGTGCAAGGCTGCGTTCACAGTCACCCCCGGCTCTGAGCAGATCCGCGCCACCATCGAGAGGGATGGCTTT TCTAAGATCCTGAGGGATGTGGGTGGAGTGGTCCTTGCTAATGCTTGTGGACCCTGCATTGGCCAGTGGGACAGGAAGGATGTGAAGAAGGGGGAGAAGAACACTATCGTCACCTCCTACAACAGGAACTTCACTTCCAGGAATGATGCTAACCCTGCCACTCATGCTTTCGTCACATCCCCTGAG ATTGTCACAGCCTTGGCCATCGCTGGTACCCTGAAGTTTGATCCTGAGACTGACTACCTCACCGCGGCCAATGGTGAGAAATTCAAGTTGGAGCCACCCAACGGTGACGAGCTGCCTGCCCGTGACTTTGACCCCGGCCAGGACACCTACCAACACCCCCCTGCCGAGAGCAGCTCCGTTATGGTGGACGTCAGCCCCACCAGCACCCGCCTGCAGCTGCTGGAGCCCTTTGACAAGTGGAACGGCAAGGACCTTGAGGACCTGCAAGTGCTGATCAAG GTGAAAGGCAAGTGCACCACAGACCACATCAGCGCCGCTGGCCCCTGGCTCAAGTTTCGCGGTCACCTCGACAACATCTCCAACAACATGCTCATTGGAGCAATCAACATCGAGAACGATGCGGTCAACAAGATCAAGAACCGGCTGACGGGAGAGTACGGGGGCGTGCCTGACGTGGCTCGCCACTACAAG GCTAACGGTCTGTCGTGGGTGGTTGTGGGGGATGACAACTATGGGGAGGGCTCGAGCAGAGAGCACGCAGCCCTGGAGCCCAGACACCTGGGAGGCAGGGTCATCCTCGTCAAGAGCTTCGCCAGGATCCACG AGACCAACCTGAAGAAGCAGGGTATGCTGCCCTTGACCTTTGCCGACCCCACCGACTATGACAAAATCCGCCCCGATGACAAGATCTCCATCACAGGCCTCGCAACCTTTGCCCCCGGCAAG CCCCTGAAGGGAGTGGTGAAGCACGGTGACGGCAGCCAGGACATCATCACCCTGAACCACACCTTCAACGAGAACCAGGTCGAGTGGTTCCACGCCGGCAGCGCCCTCAACAGGATGAAGGAGCTTCAGTAA
- the LOC106601240 gene encoding protein Tob2 produces the protein MHLEVKVALNFIVSYLYNKLPRRRADLFGEELERILLSRYEGHWYPEAPLRGSAFRCLHLGAPRDPVVELAARRSGLDTEEVRANVPPELSVWIDPYEVSYQIGEKGAVKVLYLEDPSGLGGEGEMVEVVSGVSKGDMEVEEAKSLGFNPEAQVFVPIGAQISPVLLPSLSSSPTPLSDSSCPVIFSYPSSSTTTNPTAHSNTSTPSPPNGALPYLPSQQPTTALPSTRLPLQPITFTTASFAATKFGSTKMKKCGGSGSAGGSGVGVPPPQRMLTHSPINISPPGLLKHKPLSLSLHSLGAQIPSQLSPNAKEFVYPASPGPIYFDNDAPPILPHSSPFQHPHPAHSHPSFDPFSSPPPGPAVGIIGGSGGISYIEKPSFVEGIGGYNLQYPSQAFQPVVLAN, from the coding sequence ATGCACCTAGAGGTAAAGGTAGCTCTGAATTTCATTGTGTCCTACCTGTACAACAAACTGCCCCGTCGTCGTGCTGACCTCTTCGGGGAGGAGTTGGAGCGGATACTGTTGTCGCGCTATGAAGGCCACTGGTACCCTGAAGCTCCTCTGCGGGGCTCTGCCTTCCGCTGCCTGCACCTAGGGGCCCCCAGGGACCCAGTGGTGGAGCTAGCTGCCAGGAGAAGTGGACTGGACACAGAGGAAGTGCGTGCCAATGTCCCCCCTGAGCTGAGTGTGTGGATCGACCCCTATGAGGTGTCCTACCAAATCGGGGAGAAGGGAGCCGTTAAGGTTCTGTACTTGGAGGATCCATCCGGTTTAGGTGGGGAAGGCGAAATGGTGGAAGTAGTAAGTGGAGTGAGTAAAGGGGACATGGAGGTAGAGGAGGCCAAGAGCTTAGGGTTCAACCCTGAGGCTCAGGTGTTTGTTCCAATTGGAGCCCAGATATCTCCAGTTCTGCTTCCTTCCCTCTCCAGCTCACCCACACCTCTCTCGGACTCATCCTGTCCAGTGATTTTCAGCTATCCCAGCTCCAGCACAACCACGAACCCAACGGCCCACTCTAACACATCCACACCTTCCCCTCCAAATGGGGCACTCCCTTACCTCCCCTCTCAGCAGCCAACGACCGCACTGCCCAGCACCCGTCTACCGCTGCAGCCCATCACCTTCACCACAGCCAGTTTCGCCGCCACAAAATTTGGCTCCACCAAGATGAAGAAGTGTGGCGGTTCCGGATCGGCTGGTGGCTCGGGTGTAGGCGTGCCCCCGCCACAAAGGATGCTCACCCATTCCCCCATCAACATCTCTCCCCCAGGGCTGCTGAAGCACAagcccctctcactctccctgcaCTCCCTGGGGGCTCAGATCCCCAGCCAGCTCTCCCCTAATGCCAAAGAGTTTGTTTACCCGGCATCCCCTGGGCCCATATACTTTGACAACGATGCTCCGCCCATACTACCACACTCAAGTCCCTTCCAGCACCCTCACCCTGCCCACTCTCACCCCTCATTTGACCCATTCTCCAGCCCCCCACCTGGTCCAGCTGTTGGCATCATTGGTGGTAGCGGTGGGATTTCTTACATTGAGAAGCCCTCATTTGTGGAGGGTATAGGGGGGTATAACCTGCAATATCCCAGCCAGGCCTTCCAGCCGGTGGTGCTGGCCAACTAA